Proteins found in one Phocoena sinus isolate mPhoSin1 chromosome 5, mPhoSin1.pri, whole genome shotgun sequence genomic segment:
- the GIMD1 gene encoding GTPase IMAP family member GIMD1, translating to MMDSNKMTINLALFGMTQSGKSSAGNILLGSTDFHSSFAPCSVTKDCSLGRSCHFHSFMRRGGQEVTLQVQVLDTPGYPHSRLSKKHVKQEVREALAHHFGQEGLHLALLVQRVDVPLCEQEESSPVQMIQELLGHAWKNYTAILFTHAEKIEEAGFNEDEYLHEASDTLLTLLNSIQHRYIFQYKKGNSLNEQRLKTLERIMEFIKENCYQVLTFK from the exons ATGATGGACTCCAATAAGATGACCATCAACTTGGCCCTCTTTGGCATGACTCAAAGTGGAAAAAGTTCTGCTGGGAACATTCTTCTGGGAAGCACTGACTTCCACAGCAGCTTTGCTCCATGTTCTGTGACCAAAGATTGCAGTCTGGGCCGCAGTTGTCACTTCCACAGCTTCATGCGTCGAGGGGGGCAAGAGGTAACCCTGCAGGTCCAGGTGCTGGACACTCCAGGTTATCCGCACAGCAGGCTGAGCAAGAAGCATGTGAAGCAGGAGGTCAGGGAGGCCCTGGCACATCACTTTGGGCAAGAGGGTCTGCACCTTGCACTGCTGGTCCAGAGGGTGGATGTGCCTCTATGTGAACAGGAAGAATCTTCCCCAGTCCAGATGATCCAG GAACTTCTAGGACATGCTTGGAAGAATTACACTGCCATTCTTTTCACCCATgcagagaaaatagaagaggcTGGGTTCAATGAAGATGAATACTTACATGAGGCCTCTGATACATTGCTAACTCTACTAAATTCTATTCAGCACAGATATATTTTCCAGTATAAAAAAGGAAACTCACTTAATGAACAAAGACTAAAAACCTTAGAAAGAATCAtggaatttataaaagaaaattgttaCCAAGTTCTTACCTTTAAATGA